A genomic stretch from Thunnus maccoyii chromosome 19, fThuMac1.1, whole genome shotgun sequence includes:
- the sec14l7 gene encoding SEC14-like protein 2 isoform X3, with protein sequence MKVDTIISDWKPPEVIEKYVSGGMCGYDREGSPIWYDVIGPLDPKGLLLSATKQDFMKTKIRDTEMLQRECRRQSEKLGKNIEAISLIYDCEGLGLKHIWKPAVEAYGEILTMFEENYPEGLKRVFLIKAPKMFPMAYNLIKHFLCEETRRKIIILGSNWQEVLRKHIDPEQLPEVYGGTLTDPDGDPHCRTMIKYGGTVPKSYYVQDSVKVQYDSSVTISRGSVFQLEYDVTAASSLLRWQFASEGADIGFGVYWRTKDGGAKKLSDMQQVLPSERYNAHLVPEDSSLTCSEPGVYVLCFDNSYSILQSKKVSYKVEVVPNPDGQMQSPRSRGDRRLQ encoded by the exons ATGAAAGTAGACACCATCATATCCGACTGGAAACCTCCAGAG GTGATCGAGAAGTACGTGTCAGGAGGGATGTGCGGTTACGACAGAGAGGGGAGTCCCATCTGGTATGATGTCATCGGCCCTCTGGATCCTAAAGGTCTGTTGCTGTCGGCGACCAAACAGGACTTCATGAAGACGAAGatcagagacacagagatgcTGCAGAGGGAGTGTCGGAGGCAGTCAGAGAAG ctgGGGAAGAACATTGAAGCCATCTCTCTGATCTACGACTGTGAAGGTTTGGGACTGAAACACATATGGAAACCTGCCGTCGAGGCCTACGGAGAG ATCCTCACCATGTTCGAAGAGAACTATCCGGAGGGGCTGAAGAGGGTGTTTCTTATCAAAG CGCCTAAAATGTTCCCGATGGCGTACAACCTCATCAAACACTTCCTGTGTGAGGAAACGCGACGCAAGATCATCATTTTAGGAA GTAACTGGCAAGAGGTGTTACGTAAACATATCGACCCCGAGCAGCTTCCTGAGGTGTACGGAGGAACTCTGACCGATCCTGATGGAGACCCTCACTGCAGAACCATG ATAAAGTACGGCGGTACGGTGCCCAAGTCCTACTACGTTCAGGACTCGGTGAAGGTTCAGTACGACAGCAGCGTGACCATCAGCCGCGGCTCCGTCTTCCAGCTGGAGTATGACGTCACTGCAGCCAGCAGCCTGCTGAG GTGGCAGTTTGCCAGTGAAGGAGCAGATATCGGGTTCGGAGTTTACTGGCGGACCAAAGATGGCGGCGCTAAGAAGCTGTCTGACATGCAGCAGGTTCTGCCCAGCGAACGTTACAACGCACACCTGGTCCCAGAGGACAGCTCGCTCACCTGCTCCGAGCCTGGAGTCT ACGTGCTGTGTTTTGACAACAGCTACAGCATCCTTCAGTCCAAGAAGGTGAGCTACAAAGTGGAGGTTGTTCCTAATCCAGATGGACAGATGCAGAGTCCAcgcagcagaggagacaggaggCTGCAGTGA
- the sec14l7 gene encoding SEC14-like protein 2 isoform X2 yields MIRKHVEFRRQMKVDTIISDWKPPEVIEKYVSGGMCGYDREGSPIWYDVIGPLDPKGLLLSATKQDFMKTKIRDTEMLQRECRRQSEKLGKNIEAISLIYDCEGLGLKHIWKPAVEAYGEILTMFEENYPEGLKRVFLIKAPKMFPMAYNLIKHFLCEETRRKIIILGSNWQEVLRKHIDPEQLPEVYGGTLTDPDGDPHCRTMIKYGGTVPKSYYVQDSVKVQYDSSVTISRGSVFQLEYDVTAASSLLRWQFASEGADIGFGVYWRTKDGGAKKLSDMQQVLPSERYNAHLVPEDSSLTCSEPGVYVLCFDNSYSILQSKKVSYKVEVVPNPDGQMQSPRSRGDRRLQ; encoded by the exons ATGATCAGGAAG catgTGGAGTTCAGGAGGCAGATGAAAGTAGACACCATCATATCCGACTGGAAACCTCCAGAG GTGATCGAGAAGTACGTGTCAGGAGGGATGTGCGGTTACGACAGAGAGGGGAGTCCCATCTGGTATGATGTCATCGGCCCTCTGGATCCTAAAGGTCTGTTGCTGTCGGCGACCAAACAGGACTTCATGAAGACGAAGatcagagacacagagatgcTGCAGAGGGAGTGTCGGAGGCAGTCAGAGAAG ctgGGGAAGAACATTGAAGCCATCTCTCTGATCTACGACTGTGAAGGTTTGGGACTGAAACACATATGGAAACCTGCCGTCGAGGCCTACGGAGAG ATCCTCACCATGTTCGAAGAGAACTATCCGGAGGGGCTGAAGAGGGTGTTTCTTATCAAAG CGCCTAAAATGTTCCCGATGGCGTACAACCTCATCAAACACTTCCTGTGTGAGGAAACGCGACGCAAGATCATCATTTTAGGAA GTAACTGGCAAGAGGTGTTACGTAAACATATCGACCCCGAGCAGCTTCCTGAGGTGTACGGAGGAACTCTGACCGATCCTGATGGAGACCCTCACTGCAGAACCATG ATAAAGTACGGCGGTACGGTGCCCAAGTCCTACTACGTTCAGGACTCGGTGAAGGTTCAGTACGACAGCAGCGTGACCATCAGCCGCGGCTCCGTCTTCCAGCTGGAGTATGACGTCACTGCAGCCAGCAGCCTGCTGAG GTGGCAGTTTGCCAGTGAAGGAGCAGATATCGGGTTCGGAGTTTACTGGCGGACCAAAGATGGCGGCGCTAAGAAGCTGTCTGACATGCAGCAGGTTCTGCCCAGCGAACGTTACAACGCACACCTGGTCCCAGAGGACAGCTCGCTCACCTGCTCCGAGCCTGGAGTCT ACGTGCTGTGTTTTGACAACAGCTACAGCATCCTTCAGTCCAAGAAGGTGAGCTACAAAGTGGAGGTTGTTCCTAATCCAGATGGACAGATGCAGAGTCCAcgcagcagaggagacaggaggCTGCAGTGA
- the sec14l7 gene encoding SEC14-like protein 2 isoform X1 translates to MSGRVGDLSSKQNEILTEFRGRIQDILPNLPAQHDHYLLRWLRARSFNVQKAETMIRKHVEFRRQMKVDTIISDWKPPEVIEKYVSGGMCGYDREGSPIWYDVIGPLDPKGLLLSATKQDFMKTKIRDTEMLQRECRRQSEKLGKNIEAISLIYDCEGLGLKHIWKPAVEAYGEILTMFEENYPEGLKRVFLIKAPKMFPMAYNLIKHFLCEETRRKIIILGSNWQEVLRKHIDPEQLPEVYGGTLTDPDGDPHCRTMIKYGGTVPKSYYVQDSVKVQYDSSVTISRGSVFQLEYDVTAASSLLRWQFASEGADIGFGVYWRTKDGGAKKLSDMQQVLPSERYNAHLVPEDSSLTCSEPGVYVLCFDNSYSILQSKKVSYKVEVVPNPDGQMQSPRSRGDRRLQ, encoded by the exons ATGAGCGGACGAGTTGGAGACTTGAGCTCGAAGCAGAATGAAATCTTAACTGAG TTTCGGGGGAGGATCCAGGACATCCTTCCCAACCTGCCGGCACAGCACGACCACTACCTCCTCCGCTGGCTCAGAG ccAGAAGCTTCAATGTTCAGAAAGCTGAAACCATGATCAGGAAG catgTGGAGTTCAGGAGGCAGATGAAAGTAGACACCATCATATCCGACTGGAAACCTCCAGAG GTGATCGAGAAGTACGTGTCAGGAGGGATGTGCGGTTACGACAGAGAGGGGAGTCCCATCTGGTATGATGTCATCGGCCCTCTGGATCCTAAAGGTCTGTTGCTGTCGGCGACCAAACAGGACTTCATGAAGACGAAGatcagagacacagagatgcTGCAGAGGGAGTGTCGGAGGCAGTCAGAGAAG ctgGGGAAGAACATTGAAGCCATCTCTCTGATCTACGACTGTGAAGGTTTGGGACTGAAACACATATGGAAACCTGCCGTCGAGGCCTACGGAGAG ATCCTCACCATGTTCGAAGAGAACTATCCGGAGGGGCTGAAGAGGGTGTTTCTTATCAAAG CGCCTAAAATGTTCCCGATGGCGTACAACCTCATCAAACACTTCCTGTGTGAGGAAACGCGACGCAAGATCATCATTTTAGGAA GTAACTGGCAAGAGGTGTTACGTAAACATATCGACCCCGAGCAGCTTCCTGAGGTGTACGGAGGAACTCTGACCGATCCTGATGGAGACCCTCACTGCAGAACCATG ATAAAGTACGGCGGTACGGTGCCCAAGTCCTACTACGTTCAGGACTCGGTGAAGGTTCAGTACGACAGCAGCGTGACCATCAGCCGCGGCTCCGTCTTCCAGCTGGAGTATGACGTCACTGCAGCCAGCAGCCTGCTGAG GTGGCAGTTTGCCAGTGAAGGAGCAGATATCGGGTTCGGAGTTTACTGGCGGACCAAAGATGGCGGCGCTAAGAAGCTGTCTGACATGCAGCAGGTTCTGCCCAGCGAACGTTACAACGCACACCTGGTCCCAGAGGACAGCTCGCTCACCTGCTCCGAGCCTGGAGTCT ACGTGCTGTGTTTTGACAACAGCTACAGCATCCTTCAGTCCAAGAAGGTGAGCTACAAAGTGGAGGTTGTTCCTAATCCAGATGGACAGATGCAGAGTCCAcgcagcagaggagacaggaggCTGCAGTGA